One genomic segment of Anguilla anguilla isolate fAngAng1 chromosome 2, fAngAng1.pri, whole genome shotgun sequence includes these proteins:
- the abcc3 gene encoding canalicular multispecific organic anion transporter 2 isoform X5 — protein sequence MEHFCGARFWDANLTLHTDSPDLTKCFQMSVLSWIPCIYLWLFFPVYFLYLKKNNKGYIMMSLLNRVKTVIGLLLWIVCWTDLFASFHEIQPGNPLPPVFFVTPLVMGMTMLLATFLIQYERLRGVQSSGVLFIFWFLSVLCAIVPFRSKIIQASEKGEITDKLRFTTFYLYFGLILAELILSCFNERPPLFSSVVTDPNPCPETTAGFLSTMTFWWFTSMAIKGYRNPLENKDLWSLNKRDSSEVVVPKLLQEWKAENSRIQSGDHEKDTHALYCKTPSATEANHVGGGVEEAEVLLSEQQESRKPSFLRCLLKAFGPYFLIGSAYKLLQDVITFVNPVLLRLLISFTEQKDAPQWWGFALAFLMFACALLQTLILHQHFQYCFVTGMRLRTAIVGAIYRKSLVITNAARRSATVGEIVNLMSVDAQRFMDLTTFLNMLWSAPLQIILALYFLWQYLGPSVLAGVAVMVLLIPLNAAIAMKTRAFQVEQMQCKDARIKLMNEILNGIKVLKLYAWENSFQEKVLQIRHNELNVLRKMAYLGALSTMAWTSAPFMVALTTFAVYVTVDENNILDAQKAFVSLSLFNILRFPLNMLPQVISSIVQASVSLKRIQQFLSHDELDPDTVDRKNIASDHAVTVVNGKFTWAKSEPAALHNINLMVPSGSLLAVVGNVGCGKSSLLSALLGEMEKLEGEISIRGSVAYVPQQAWIQNATLRDNILFGNPYNEQKYRCVLDACALTPDLEVLPGGDQTEIGEKGINLSGGQRQRVSLARSLYSEADVYLLDDPLSAVDAHVAKHIFDKVIGPEGALQGKTRILVTHGISFLPQVDNIMVMVDGRVSEMGSYNDLLKQNGAFAEFLRNYALEDITEEDEEIVAMIEDDDFPDDALSNHVDMGDEPVVNETKRQFIRQISVISNDMENPKKMSVRQRRCSERKHVEPLEKKQKPVEKLIQAETAETGRVKLKVFWEYAKAVGPLLSIFICFLYGCQNAAAIGANIWLSQWTNDSGLNQTEQNTQMRVGVYAALGLTQEILRGHFSPAKETGVCQ from the exons ATGGAGCACTTTTGTGGAGCCCGTTTCTGG GATGCCAATTTGACCCTACACACAGACTCCCCTGACctcacaaaatgttttcagatgtCTGTGCTATCATGGATACCTTGCATCTACCTGTGGCTTTTCTTCCCAGTCTATTTCCTGTATctgaagaagaacaacaaagGCTACATCATGATGTCACTGTTGAACAGAGTGAAAACG GTTATTGGCCTGCTGTTATGGATTGTATGTTGGACAGATCTGTTTGCCTCATTCCATGAGATACAGCCAGGAAACCCCCTACCACCTGTATTCTTTGTCACCCCACTTGTAATGGGTATGACAATG CTGCTGGCCACCTTCCTGATTCAGTATGAGCGTCTGCGAGGGGTTCAGTCCTCTGGAGTTCTTTTCATATTCTGGTTCCTGTCTGTATTGTGTGCCATTGTGCCTTTCCGCTCAAAGATCATCCAGGCCTCCGAGAAG GGTGAGATAACAGACAAGCTGCGATTCACCACCTTCTATCTGTACTTTGGGCTGATCCTGGCAGAGCTCATCCTTTCCTGCTTCAATGAGCGCCCGCCTCTCTTTTCCAGCGTGGTCACTGACCCT AACCCATGTCCAGAGACTACTGCAGGCTTCTTGTCAACCATGACCTTCTGGTGGTTCACAAG TATGGCTATCAAGGGCTACAGAAATCCTTTGGAGAACAAAGACCTGTGGTCCCTGAACAAACGAGACAGTTCAGAGGTTGTTGTACCCAAACTGCTCCAGGAATGGAAGGCTGAAAACTCCAGAATTCAGAG TGGTGACCATGAGAAGGACACTCATGCCCTGTACTGCAAGACTCCATCAGCCACGGAGGCCAACCATGtaggtggaggtgtggaggagGCAGAGGTGTTGCTGTCTGAACAACAGGAGTCCAGGAAGCCTTCCTTCTTGCGTTGCCTGCTCAAAGCCTTTGGGCCCTACTTTCTCATTGGCTCCGCCTACAAACTTTTGCAGGATGTCATCACATTTGTCAACCCTGTGCTTCTCAG attGTTGATCTCTTTCACAGAGCAGAAGGACGCACCACAGTGGTGGGGCTTTGCACTGGCGTTCCTGATGTTTGCCTGCGCCTTACTGCAGACCCTCATCCTGCACCAGCACTTTCAGTACTGCTTTGTCACTGGAATGAGGCTCCGTACTGCCATTGTCGGTGCCATCTATAGGAAG TCTCTGGTCATCACCAACGCAGCCAGGCGTTCCGCTACTGTGGGTGAGATCGTAAACCTGATGTCAGTAGATGCTCAACGCTTCATGGATCTCACGACCTTCCTCAATATGCTGTGGTCAGCGCCACTACAGATCATTCTGGCACTCTACTTCCTGTGGCAG TATTTGGGTCCCTCTGTCCTGGCTGGGGTGGCTGTGATGGTACTGCTGATCCCCCTCAATGCAGCCATTGCCATGAAGACCAGGGCATTCCAG GTGGAGCAAATGCAGTGCAAAGATGCTCGCATCAAGCTAATGAATGAGATCCTTAATGGCATCAAGGTGCTGAAGCTGTATGCCTGGGAGAACTCATTCCAGGAGAAAGTCCTCCAGATCCGCCACAATGAGCTGAACGTGCTTCGCAAGATGGCGTACCTCGGGGCATTGTCCACCATGGCCTGGACCAGCGCTCCTTTCATG GTTGCCTTGACAACATTTGCTGTGTATGTGACAGTGGATGAAAATAACATTCTAGATGCCCAAAAGGCCTTTGTGTCCCTGTCTTTGTTCAATATTCTGAGATTCCCCCTCAACATGTTGCCCCAGGTCATCAGCAGCATTGTGCAG GCCAGTGTCTCTCTGAAACGCATCCAGCAGTTCCTGAGTCATGATGAGCTCGACCCTGACACCGTTGATAGAAAAAACATTGCATCAG ATCATGCTGTGACTGTTGTCAATGGGAAATTCACCTGGGCAAAAAGTGAACCTGCAGCCCTTCACAA CATCAATCTGATGGTGCCCAGTGGCTCCTTGCTTGCGGTGGTGGGAAACGTGGGCTGTGGGAAGTCTTCACTGCTGTCAGCGCTGttgggagagatggagaagctGGAGGGGGAGATCTCTATACGG GGCTCAGTGGCCTATGTGCCCCAGCAGGCTTGGATACAGAATGCCACACTGAGGGATAATATCCTATTTGGCAACCCTTACAATGAGCAGAAATACCGCTGTGTGCTGGACGCGTGTGCCCTCACCCCTGACCTAGAGGTCCTTCCTGGTGGCGACCAGACTGAAATTGGAGAGAAG GGCATTAACTTGTCCGGGGGACAGAGACAACGTGTTAGTTTGGCCCGGTCTCTGTACAGTGAGGCTGACGTGTACCTGCTAGATGACCCCCTGTCTGCTGTGGATGCTCATGTGGCAAAGCACATTTTTGACAAAGTTATCGGTCCAGAGGGAGCTCTACAAGGAAAG ACTCGGATCCTGGTGACACATGGCATCAGCTTCTTGCCCCAGGTCGATAACATAATGGTGATGGTGGATGGCAGGGTGTCCGAGATGGGCTCCTACAATGATCTTCTCAAACAAAATGGAGCCTTTGCTGAGTTCCTCAGGAACTATGCGCTGGAAGACATCacagaggaggatgaggaaatAG TGGCAATGATTGAAGATGACGATTTCCCTGATGATGCTTTGAGTAACCACGTAGACATGGGGGATGAGCCTGTTGTCAATGAGACGAAGAGACAGTTCATACG GCAAATCAGTGTAATTTCCAATGATATGGAGAACCCAAAGAAGATGTCCGTTCGGCAGCGACGCTGCAGTGAGAGGAAGCACGTGGAACCGCTAGAAAAGAAGCAGAAACCAGTGGAAAAACTAATCCAGGCAGAGACCGCAGAGACAGGAAGG GTGAAATTAAAGGTGTTCTGGGAGTATGCCAAAGCCGTTGGGCCCTTGCTGTCCATTTTCATCTGCTTCCTTTATGGCTGCCAGAATGCAGCGGCCATCGGAGCCAACATCTGGCTGAGTCAGTGGACCAATGATTCTGGGCTCAATCAGACTGAGCAGAATACACAaatgagggtgggggtgtatgCTGCACTAGGCCTCACGCAAG
- the abcc3 gene encoding canalicular multispecific organic anion transporter 2 isoform X4, whose product MEHFCGARFWDANLTLHTDSPDLTKCFQMSVLSWIPCIYLWLFFPVYFLYLKKNNKGYIMMSLLNRVKTVIGLLLWIVCWTDLFASFHEIQPGNPLPPVFFVTPLVMGMTMLLATFLIQYERLRGVQSSGVLFIFWFLSVLCAIVPFRSKIIQASEKGEITDKLRFTTFYLYFGLILAELILSCFNERPPLFSSVVTDPNPCPETTAGFLSTMTFWWFTSMAIKGYRNPLENKDLWSLNKRDSSEVVVPKLLQEWKAENSRIQSGDHEKDTHALYCKTPSATEANHVGGGVEEAEVLLSEQQESRKPSFLRCLLKAFGPYFLIGSAYKLLQDVITFVNPVLLRLLISFTEQKDAPQWWGFALAFLMFACALLQTLILHQHFQYCFVTGMRLRTAIVGAIYRKSLVITNAARRSATVGEIVNLMSVDAQRFMDLTTFLNMLWSAPLQIILALYFLWQYLGPSVLAGVAVMVLLIPLNAAIAMKTRAFQVEQMQCKDARIKLMNEILNGIKVLKLYAWENSFQEKVLQIRHNELNVLRKMAYLGALSTMAWTSAPFMVALTTFAVYVTVDENNILDAQKAFVSLSLFNILRFPLNMLPQVISSIVQASVSLKRIQQFLSHDELDPDTVDRKNIASDHAVTVVNGKFTWAKSEPAALHNINLMVPSGSLLAVVGNVGCGKSSLLSALLGEMEKLEGEISIRGSVAYVPQQAWIQNATLRDNILFGNPYNEQKYRCVLDACALTPDLEVLPGGDQTEIGEKGINLSGGQRQRVSLARSLYSEADVYLLDDPLSAVDAHVAKHIFDKVIGPEGALQGKTRILVTHGISFLPQVDNIMVMVDGRVSEMGSYNDLLKQNGAFAEFLRNYALEDITEEDEEIVAMIEDDDFPDDALSNHVDMGDEPVVNETKRQFIRQISVISNDMENPKKMSVRQRRCSERKHVEPLEKKQKPVEKLIQAETAETGRVKLKVFWEYAKAVGPLLSIFICFLYGCQNAAAIGANIWLSQWTNDSGLNQTEQNTQMRVGVYAALGLTQGVLLLGICVLCRAYSMLKAARSIHCNMLHAILRAPQAFFQATPSGRILNRFSKDVDTIDSHIPENIDIWMRTF is encoded by the exons ATGGAGCACTTTTGTGGAGCCCGTTTCTGG GATGCCAATTTGACCCTACACACAGACTCCCCTGACctcacaaaatgttttcagatgtCTGTGCTATCATGGATACCTTGCATCTACCTGTGGCTTTTCTTCCCAGTCTATTTCCTGTATctgaagaagaacaacaaagGCTACATCATGATGTCACTGTTGAACAGAGTGAAAACG GTTATTGGCCTGCTGTTATGGATTGTATGTTGGACAGATCTGTTTGCCTCATTCCATGAGATACAGCCAGGAAACCCCCTACCACCTGTATTCTTTGTCACCCCACTTGTAATGGGTATGACAATG CTGCTGGCCACCTTCCTGATTCAGTATGAGCGTCTGCGAGGGGTTCAGTCCTCTGGAGTTCTTTTCATATTCTGGTTCCTGTCTGTATTGTGTGCCATTGTGCCTTTCCGCTCAAAGATCATCCAGGCCTCCGAGAAG GGTGAGATAACAGACAAGCTGCGATTCACCACCTTCTATCTGTACTTTGGGCTGATCCTGGCAGAGCTCATCCTTTCCTGCTTCAATGAGCGCCCGCCTCTCTTTTCCAGCGTGGTCACTGACCCT AACCCATGTCCAGAGACTACTGCAGGCTTCTTGTCAACCATGACCTTCTGGTGGTTCACAAG TATGGCTATCAAGGGCTACAGAAATCCTTTGGAGAACAAAGACCTGTGGTCCCTGAACAAACGAGACAGTTCAGAGGTTGTTGTACCCAAACTGCTCCAGGAATGGAAGGCTGAAAACTCCAGAATTCAGAG TGGTGACCATGAGAAGGACACTCATGCCCTGTACTGCAAGACTCCATCAGCCACGGAGGCCAACCATGtaggtggaggtgtggaggagGCAGAGGTGTTGCTGTCTGAACAACAGGAGTCCAGGAAGCCTTCCTTCTTGCGTTGCCTGCTCAAAGCCTTTGGGCCCTACTTTCTCATTGGCTCCGCCTACAAACTTTTGCAGGATGTCATCACATTTGTCAACCCTGTGCTTCTCAG attGTTGATCTCTTTCACAGAGCAGAAGGACGCACCACAGTGGTGGGGCTTTGCACTGGCGTTCCTGATGTTTGCCTGCGCCTTACTGCAGACCCTCATCCTGCACCAGCACTTTCAGTACTGCTTTGTCACTGGAATGAGGCTCCGTACTGCCATTGTCGGTGCCATCTATAGGAAG TCTCTGGTCATCACCAACGCAGCCAGGCGTTCCGCTACTGTGGGTGAGATCGTAAACCTGATGTCAGTAGATGCTCAACGCTTCATGGATCTCACGACCTTCCTCAATATGCTGTGGTCAGCGCCACTACAGATCATTCTGGCACTCTACTTCCTGTGGCAG TATTTGGGTCCCTCTGTCCTGGCTGGGGTGGCTGTGATGGTACTGCTGATCCCCCTCAATGCAGCCATTGCCATGAAGACCAGGGCATTCCAG GTGGAGCAAATGCAGTGCAAAGATGCTCGCATCAAGCTAATGAATGAGATCCTTAATGGCATCAAGGTGCTGAAGCTGTATGCCTGGGAGAACTCATTCCAGGAGAAAGTCCTCCAGATCCGCCACAATGAGCTGAACGTGCTTCGCAAGATGGCGTACCTCGGGGCATTGTCCACCATGGCCTGGACCAGCGCTCCTTTCATG GTTGCCTTGACAACATTTGCTGTGTATGTGACAGTGGATGAAAATAACATTCTAGATGCCCAAAAGGCCTTTGTGTCCCTGTCTTTGTTCAATATTCTGAGATTCCCCCTCAACATGTTGCCCCAGGTCATCAGCAGCATTGTGCAG GCCAGTGTCTCTCTGAAACGCATCCAGCAGTTCCTGAGTCATGATGAGCTCGACCCTGACACCGTTGATAGAAAAAACATTGCATCAG ATCATGCTGTGACTGTTGTCAATGGGAAATTCACCTGGGCAAAAAGTGAACCTGCAGCCCTTCACAA CATCAATCTGATGGTGCCCAGTGGCTCCTTGCTTGCGGTGGTGGGAAACGTGGGCTGTGGGAAGTCTTCACTGCTGTCAGCGCTGttgggagagatggagaagctGGAGGGGGAGATCTCTATACGG GGCTCAGTGGCCTATGTGCCCCAGCAGGCTTGGATACAGAATGCCACACTGAGGGATAATATCCTATTTGGCAACCCTTACAATGAGCAGAAATACCGCTGTGTGCTGGACGCGTGTGCCCTCACCCCTGACCTAGAGGTCCTTCCTGGTGGCGACCAGACTGAAATTGGAGAGAAG GGCATTAACTTGTCCGGGGGACAGAGACAACGTGTTAGTTTGGCCCGGTCTCTGTACAGTGAGGCTGACGTGTACCTGCTAGATGACCCCCTGTCTGCTGTGGATGCTCATGTGGCAAAGCACATTTTTGACAAAGTTATCGGTCCAGAGGGAGCTCTACAAGGAAAG ACTCGGATCCTGGTGACACATGGCATCAGCTTCTTGCCCCAGGTCGATAACATAATGGTGATGGTGGATGGCAGGGTGTCCGAGATGGGCTCCTACAATGATCTTCTCAAACAAAATGGAGCCTTTGCTGAGTTCCTCAGGAACTATGCGCTGGAAGACATCacagaggaggatgaggaaatAG TGGCAATGATTGAAGATGACGATTTCCCTGATGATGCTTTGAGTAACCACGTAGACATGGGGGATGAGCCTGTTGTCAATGAGACGAAGAGACAGTTCATACG GCAAATCAGTGTAATTTCCAATGATATGGAGAACCCAAAGAAGATGTCCGTTCGGCAGCGACGCTGCAGTGAGAGGAAGCACGTGGAACCGCTAGAAAAGAAGCAGAAACCAGTGGAAAAACTAATCCAGGCAGAGACCGCAGAGACAGGAAGG GTGAAATTAAAGGTGTTCTGGGAGTATGCCAAAGCCGTTGGGCCCTTGCTGTCCATTTTCATCTGCTTCCTTTATGGCTGCCAGAATGCAGCGGCCATCGGAGCCAACATCTGGCTGAGTCAGTGGACCAATGATTCTGGGCTCAATCAGACTGAGCAGAATACACAaatgagggtgggggtgtatgCTGCACTAGGCCTCACGCAAG